In Cololabis saira isolate AMF1-May2022 chromosome 14, fColSai1.1, whole genome shotgun sequence, a single genomic region encodes these proteins:
- the ap4m1 gene encoding AP-4 complex subunit mu-1 codes for MISQVFVLSSKGDHLIYKDFRGEAGSDVVRIFYEKVTALTGDQPPVVMSHKDLHFVHIRQGGLYWVATTTSDSSPFTIVEFLNRLTALVKDYCGSLSEKSVQMNFALIYELLDEVVDYGYIQTTSSDVLKNFIQTEAVSSRPFSLFDLSNVGLFGAETQQSKVAPSSAAARPIQSGREQGGKSEIFVDVIERMSVIIGSNGVLMKADVEGEIRVKCYMASCSEMRIGLNEEFSIGKSELRGYGAAVRVDECSFHQVVKLDEFDSHRILRLCPSQGEQTVMQYRLSDDLPSAPPFRLFPTIERDSGGRLLMYMKLRCDLPPKSAAINVCATIPIPKGSVSLSQELSSPDQSAELKLQSRAVFWQIPRFTGGTQLSALFKLEVPGLSSASMLEIGPVGLSFELPKSTATGLQIRFLRLSPVQPGPSQRWVRYVTHSDSYTIRI; via the exons ATGATCTCTCAGGTCTTCGTCTTGTCCTCCAAGGGCGACCACCTCATCTACAAGGACT TCCGCGGAGAAGCAGGCAGCGATGTTGTCAGGATTTTCTACGAGAAGGTCACAGCCCTGACGGGAGATCAGCCTCCGGTCGTCATG AGCCACAAAGATCTCCACTTCGTCCACATCCGACAGGGAGGACTCTACTGGGTCGCTACAACAACGTCCGACTCCTCGCCGTTCACCATCGTCGAGTTCCTCAACAG GCTGACGGCCCTGGTGAAGGATTACTGCGGCAGCCTCTCGGAGAAGTCGGTGCAGATGAACTTCGCTCTCATCTACGAGCTCCTGGACGAGGTGGTG GACTACGGCTACATCCAGACCACGTCCTCGGACGTCCTGAAGAACTTCATCCAGACCGAGGCGGTTTCCTCCAGACCGTTCAGCCTGTTTGACCTCAGCAACGTGGGACTG TTTGGAGCGGAGACGCAACAGAGTAAAGTAGCTCCGAGTTCTGCAGCCGCCAGACCCATCCAGTCCGGCAGAGAGCAG GGAGGGAAGAGCGAGATATTTGTGGATGTGATTGAAAGGATGTCAGTCATCATCGGCTCCAAC GGAGTTCTGATGAAAGCGGACGTGGAGGGAGAGATCAGAGTAAAGTGCTACATGGCCAGCTGCTCAG AGATGCGGATCGGTCTGAACGAAGAGTTCAGCATCGGGAAGTCGGAACTcagag GTTACGGAGCTGCGGTTCGTGTGGACGAGTGCAGCTTCCACCAGGTGGTGAAACTGGACGAGTTCGACAGCCACCGGATCCTCCGACTTTGCCCCAGCCAAGGAGAG CAAACGGTGATGCAGTACCGGCTGAGCGACGACCTGCCATCAGCGCCACCTTTCCGGCTTTTCCCGACTATCGAGCGAGACAGCGGAGGAAG GCTGCTCATGTACATGAAGCTCCGCTGCGACCTGCCGCCCAAGAG CGCTGCCATCAACGTCTGCGCCACCATCCCCATTCCCAAAGGCTCAGTGAG TTTGTCGCAGGAGCTCAGCAGTCCGGATCAGAGCGCCGAGCTGAAGCTGCAGAGCCGAGCCGTGTTCTGGCAGATCCCCCGCTTCACCGGAGGAACCCAGCTCTCCGCTCTGTTCAAG CTGGAGGTCCCCGGCCTCAGCTCCGCCTCCATGTTGGAGATCGGACCGGTCGGTCTGAGCTTCGAGCTGCCCAAGTCCACCGCCACAGGTCTACAGATCCGCTTCCTCCGGCTGTCGCCGGTCCAGCCCGGCCCGTCGCAGCGCTGGGTCCGCTACGTCACCCACTCCGACTCGTACACCATCCGGATCTGA